Proteins from a genomic interval of Cyclopterus lumpus isolate fCycLum1 chromosome 18, fCycLum1.pri, whole genome shotgun sequence:
- the ephb4b gene encoding ephrin type-B receptor 4b isoform X2 — MEAQRGPGGASSLCGLLLLLLPLLSCCGAEEEVLLNTKLETSDLGWTNYPAEDPQWEELSGLDEEATSVRTYEICTPDSPTSYWLRTRWIPRRAASIIYVEIRFTMMECVSLNWRHCKETFDLYSYQSDSDEATPSHPAWMENPYAKVSTLAADQLMSRSERRSNLRLLRVQRLQGAGLYLAFRSQGTCMALLAVRVFYRKCPPLRRAFAYFPETVPHSLVEQAQGVCVENAVTPPGEQSQPPSMLCGEDGQWVGQPTSSCSCRPGYEAGDTNVRCRACPSGQFKAGSGPGVCVPCPDRSNTLIPGSAYCLCHPGYRRADSDPPHAACTRPPSAPRSIVSQINDTSVTLEWSEPLDRGGRGDLVYRVFCSSCGTASKGLAGSCSPCGDSVLYRPAQRGLTQRRVSVWGLRPHTKYTFTVQSLNGVSALSQSEPASDRVNVTTSRDVPPPVSGLRRAAASESSLTLEWNVPLLQNQFQVLDYQLRYSPKDGGEAGQWQYVSSRSSSVVVTGLQRAGRYRVQVRARSQAGYGSFSSEASFNTLPDAVGSQLVVTAVLVSIGVLILIATAILALYCYRRVKDSELSDKSGHYQMGQTMKVYIDPFTYEDPNEAVREFAKEIEASFVKIEEVIGAGEFGEVCRGRLRVPGRKENYVAIKTLKGGYTDKQRRDFLSEASIMGQFQHPNIIHLEGVITTSCPVMILTEFMENGALDSFLRVNDGQFTTIQLVGMLRGIAAGMKYLSDMSFVHRDLAARNILVNSNLVCKVSDFGLSRFLTENSSDPTYTSSLGGKIPIRWTAPEAIAYRKFTSASDGWSYGIVMWEVMSYGERPYWDMSNQDVINAIEQDYRLPPPPECPASLHALMLDCWQKERANRPRFCDVVSALDRLIRNPASLKVTLPEGRSGSQPLLDQRVPPSLSSCGSVSEWLRALKMERYEQSFLQSGFTSLEVVSQLNTDDLLRVGVTLAGHQKKILSSVQTLRVHEAPPTLLY; from the exons CTCTgcgggctgctcctcctcctcctcccgctgcTGAGCTGCTGCGGAGCAGAAGAAG aggTCCTGCTGAACACCAAGCTGGAGACTTCAGATCTCGGGTGGACGAACTATCCAGCTGAAGATCCTCAG TGGGAAGAGCTAAGTGGCCTGGACGAGGAGGCGACCAGCGTGAGGACCTATGAGATCTGCACGCCGGACAGCCCGACCTCCTATTGGCTGAGGACCCGCTGGATCCCTCGCCGTGCGGCGAGCATCATCTACGTGGAGATCCGGTTTACCATGATGGAGTGCGTCAGTCTGAACTGGCGGCATTGCAAGGAGACCTTTGACCTCTACAGCTACCAGAGCGACAGCGACGAGGCCACGCCCTCCCACCCGGCCTGGATGGAGAACCCGTACGCCAAGGTGTCCACGCTGGCGGCCGACCAGCTGATGTCGCGGAGCGAGCGGCGCTCCAACCTGCGTCTGCTGCGGGTGCAGCGGctgcagggggcggggctctaCCTGGCCTTCCGCAGCCAGGGCACCTGCATGGCGCTGCTCGCCGTGCGCGTCTTCTACAGGAAGTGCCCCCCCCTCCGCCGCGCCTTCGCCTACTTCCCCGAGACCGTCCCCCATTCTCTGGTGGAGCAG gctcaaggtgtgtgtgtggagaacgCTGTGACTCCGCCCGGCGAGCAGTCTCAacctcccagcatgctttgcgGTGAGGACGGGCAGTGGGTGGGGCAGCCGACGTCCAGCTGCTCCTGTCGCCCCGGATACGAGGCGGGAGACACCAACGTGCGCTGTCGAG CCTGTCCCTCGGGACAGTTTAAGGCGGGTTCAGGACCCGGGGTCTGCGTCCCGTGTCCAGACCGGAGCAACACTCTGATCCCAGGCTCCGCTTACTGCCTCTGCCACCCCGGTTACCGCCGAGCCGACTCCGACCCGCCGCACGCCGCATGCACAC gccccccctctgccccccgCTCCATTGTGAGTCAGATCAACGACACATCGGTCACTCTGGAGTGGAGTGAGCCGCTGGaccgaggaggacgaggagaccTGGTCTACAGAGTCTTCTGTTCCAGCTGTGGGACCGCATCCAAG GGATTGGCTGGTTCCTGTTCCCCGTGTGGTGACAGCGTTCTGTACCGTCCGGCGCAGCGAGGACTGACTCAGCGCCGCGTCTCTGTGTGGGGACTCCGCCCACACACCAAGTACACCTTCACCGTCCAATCACTGAACGGCGTCTCTGCTCTGAGCCAATCGGAGCCGGCCTCCGACAGAGTCAACGTCACCACCAGCAGAGACG ttcctCCTCCAGTGTCCGGCCTCAGGAGGGCTGCGGCCTCAGAATCCAGTCTGACTCTAGAGTGGAACGTTCCACTTCTGCAGAACCAGTTCCAGGTCCTGGACTACCAGCTCCGCTACAGCcccaag GACGGCGGGGAGGCGGGGCAGTGGCAGTACGTGTCCAGCAGGTCTTCTTCGGTGGTGGTGACGGGGCTCCAGCGGGCAGGAAGGTATCGGGTTCAGGTCCGAGCTCGTTCACAGGCCGGATACGGGTCCTTCAGCTCGGAGGCCAGCTTCAACACACTGCCTGATG CTGTTGGTTCTCAGCTGGTGGTGACAGCGGTTCTCGTCTCCATCGGGGTTCTGATTCTCATCGCAACGGCCATCCTGGCTCTGTACTGTTACCG GAGGGTGAAGGACTCTGAACTAAGTGATAAAAGTGGACACTACCAGATGGGACAGA CGATGAAGGTGTACATCGACCCGTTTACGTATGAGGACCCCAACGAGGCGGTGAGGGAGTTCGCCAAAGAGATCGAGGCGTCTTTTGTGAAGATTGAGGAAGTGATCGGAGCAG gtgagtTTGGCGAGGTGTGTCGAGGTCGGCTGAGGGTCCCTGGCCGGAAAGAGAACTACGTGGCGATCAAGACGCTGAAGGGCGGGTACACAGACAAGCAGAGGCGGGACTTCCTGTCGGAGGCGTCCATCATGGGTCAGTTCCAGCACCCCAACATCATCCACCTGGAGGGCGtcatcaccacttcctgtcccgtcATGATCCTCACCGAGTTCATGGAGAACGGAGCGCTGGACAGTTTCCTGAGG GTGAATGACGGACAGTTCACCACCATACAGCTGGTGGGGATGCTGCGGGGCATCGCGGCGGGGATGAAGTACCTGTCCGACATGAGCTTCGTCCACAGAGACCTGGCAGCCCGCAACATTCTGGTCAACTCCAACCTGGTCTGTAAG GTGTCAGATTTTGGTCTCAGCAGGTTTCTGACTGAGAACTCTTCCGATCCGACATACACCAGCTCTCTG GGAGGGAAGATTCCTATTCGCTGGACGGCCCCTGAAGCCATCGCCTACAG GAAGTTCACCTCAGCCAGCGATGGGTGGAGCTACGGCATCGTCATGTGGGAGGTGATGTCATACGGGGAGCGGCCATATTGGGACATGAGCAACCAAGAC GTGATCAACGCCATAGAGCAGGACTAccgtctgcccccccccccagagtgtCCCGCCTCCCTTCATGCTCTCATGCTGGATTGCTGGCAGAAGGAACGAGCCAATCGGCCGAGGTTCTGCGACGTAGTGTCTGCTCTCGATAGGCTGATCCGAAACCCCGCCTCCCTGAAGGTGACGCTCCCGGAGGGCCGCAG TGGGTCCCAGCCCCTGCTGGACCAGCGCGTCCCCCCGTCCCTCTCGTCCTGTGGGTCCGTCTCCGAGTGGCTTCGAGCCTTAAAGATGGAGCGATACGAGCAAAGCTTCCTGCAGTCTGGATTCACCAGTCTGGAGGTCGTCTCTCAGCTCAACAccga CGACCTGCTCAGAGTGGGCGTGACCCTCGCCGGACACCAAAAGAAAATCCTGTCCTCCGTCCAGACGCTCAGGGTCCACGAAGCTCCGCCCACACTGCTCTACTGA
- the ephb4b gene encoding ephrin type-B receptor 4b isoform X1, producing the protein MEAQRGPGGASSLCGLLLLLLPLLSCCGAEEEVLLNTKLETSDLGWTNYPAEDPQWEELSGLDEEATSVRTYEICTPDSPTSYWLRTRWIPRRAASIIYVEIRFTMMECVSLNWRHCKETFDLYSYQSDSDEATPSHPAWMENPYAKVSTLAADQLMSRSERRSNLRLLRVQRLQGAGLYLAFRSQGTCMALLAVRVFYRKCPPLRRAFAYFPETVPHSLVEQAQGVCVENAVTPPGEQSQPPSMLCGEDGQWVGQPTSSCSCRPGYEAGDTNVRCRACPSGQFKAGSGPGVCVPCPDRSNTLIPGSAYCLCHPGYRRADSDPPHAACTRPPSAPRSIVSQINDTSVTLEWSEPLDRGGRGDLVYRVFCSSCGTASKGLAGSCSPCGDSVLYRPAQRGLTQRRVSVWGLRPHTKYTFTVQSLNGVSALSQSEPASDRVNVTTSRDVPPPVSGLRRAAASESSLTLEWNVPLLQNQFQVLDYQLRYSPKDGGEAGQWQYVSSRSSSVVVTGLQRAGRYRVQVRARSQAGYGSFSSEASFNTLPDAVGSQLVVTAVLVSIGVLILIATAILALYCYRRRVKDSELSDKSGHYQMGQTMKVYIDPFTYEDPNEAVREFAKEIEASFVKIEEVIGAGEFGEVCRGRLRVPGRKENYVAIKTLKGGYTDKQRRDFLSEASIMGQFQHPNIIHLEGVITTSCPVMILTEFMENGALDSFLRVNDGQFTTIQLVGMLRGIAAGMKYLSDMSFVHRDLAARNILVNSNLVCKVSDFGLSRFLTENSSDPTYTSSLGGKIPIRWTAPEAIAYRKFTSASDGWSYGIVMWEVMSYGERPYWDMSNQDVINAIEQDYRLPPPPECPASLHALMLDCWQKERANRPRFCDVVSALDRLIRNPASLKVTLPEGRSGSQPLLDQRVPPSLSSCGSVSEWLRALKMERYEQSFLQSGFTSLEVVSQLNTDDLLRVGVTLAGHQKKILSSVQTLRVHEAPPTLLY; encoded by the exons CTCTgcgggctgctcctcctcctcctcccgctgcTGAGCTGCTGCGGAGCAGAAGAAG aggTCCTGCTGAACACCAAGCTGGAGACTTCAGATCTCGGGTGGACGAACTATCCAGCTGAAGATCCTCAG TGGGAAGAGCTAAGTGGCCTGGACGAGGAGGCGACCAGCGTGAGGACCTATGAGATCTGCACGCCGGACAGCCCGACCTCCTATTGGCTGAGGACCCGCTGGATCCCTCGCCGTGCGGCGAGCATCATCTACGTGGAGATCCGGTTTACCATGATGGAGTGCGTCAGTCTGAACTGGCGGCATTGCAAGGAGACCTTTGACCTCTACAGCTACCAGAGCGACAGCGACGAGGCCACGCCCTCCCACCCGGCCTGGATGGAGAACCCGTACGCCAAGGTGTCCACGCTGGCGGCCGACCAGCTGATGTCGCGGAGCGAGCGGCGCTCCAACCTGCGTCTGCTGCGGGTGCAGCGGctgcagggggcggggctctaCCTGGCCTTCCGCAGCCAGGGCACCTGCATGGCGCTGCTCGCCGTGCGCGTCTTCTACAGGAAGTGCCCCCCCCTCCGCCGCGCCTTCGCCTACTTCCCCGAGACCGTCCCCCATTCTCTGGTGGAGCAG gctcaaggtgtgtgtgtggagaacgCTGTGACTCCGCCCGGCGAGCAGTCTCAacctcccagcatgctttgcgGTGAGGACGGGCAGTGGGTGGGGCAGCCGACGTCCAGCTGCTCCTGTCGCCCCGGATACGAGGCGGGAGACACCAACGTGCGCTGTCGAG CCTGTCCCTCGGGACAGTTTAAGGCGGGTTCAGGACCCGGGGTCTGCGTCCCGTGTCCAGACCGGAGCAACACTCTGATCCCAGGCTCCGCTTACTGCCTCTGCCACCCCGGTTACCGCCGAGCCGACTCCGACCCGCCGCACGCCGCATGCACAC gccccccctctgccccccgCTCCATTGTGAGTCAGATCAACGACACATCGGTCACTCTGGAGTGGAGTGAGCCGCTGGaccgaggaggacgaggagaccTGGTCTACAGAGTCTTCTGTTCCAGCTGTGGGACCGCATCCAAG GGATTGGCTGGTTCCTGTTCCCCGTGTGGTGACAGCGTTCTGTACCGTCCGGCGCAGCGAGGACTGACTCAGCGCCGCGTCTCTGTGTGGGGACTCCGCCCACACACCAAGTACACCTTCACCGTCCAATCACTGAACGGCGTCTCTGCTCTGAGCCAATCGGAGCCGGCCTCCGACAGAGTCAACGTCACCACCAGCAGAGACG ttcctCCTCCAGTGTCCGGCCTCAGGAGGGCTGCGGCCTCAGAATCCAGTCTGACTCTAGAGTGGAACGTTCCACTTCTGCAGAACCAGTTCCAGGTCCTGGACTACCAGCTCCGCTACAGCcccaag GACGGCGGGGAGGCGGGGCAGTGGCAGTACGTGTCCAGCAGGTCTTCTTCGGTGGTGGTGACGGGGCTCCAGCGGGCAGGAAGGTATCGGGTTCAGGTCCGAGCTCGTTCACAGGCCGGATACGGGTCCTTCAGCTCGGAGGCCAGCTTCAACACACTGCCTGATG CTGTTGGTTCTCAGCTGGTGGTGACAGCGGTTCTCGTCTCCATCGGGGTTCTGATTCTCATCGCAACGGCCATCCTGGCTCTGTACTGTTACCG cAGGAGGGTGAAGGACTCTGAACTAAGTGATAAAAGTGGACACTACCAGATGGGACAGA CGATGAAGGTGTACATCGACCCGTTTACGTATGAGGACCCCAACGAGGCGGTGAGGGAGTTCGCCAAAGAGATCGAGGCGTCTTTTGTGAAGATTGAGGAAGTGATCGGAGCAG gtgagtTTGGCGAGGTGTGTCGAGGTCGGCTGAGGGTCCCTGGCCGGAAAGAGAACTACGTGGCGATCAAGACGCTGAAGGGCGGGTACACAGACAAGCAGAGGCGGGACTTCCTGTCGGAGGCGTCCATCATGGGTCAGTTCCAGCACCCCAACATCATCCACCTGGAGGGCGtcatcaccacttcctgtcccgtcATGATCCTCACCGAGTTCATGGAGAACGGAGCGCTGGACAGTTTCCTGAGG GTGAATGACGGACAGTTCACCACCATACAGCTGGTGGGGATGCTGCGGGGCATCGCGGCGGGGATGAAGTACCTGTCCGACATGAGCTTCGTCCACAGAGACCTGGCAGCCCGCAACATTCTGGTCAACTCCAACCTGGTCTGTAAG GTGTCAGATTTTGGTCTCAGCAGGTTTCTGACTGAGAACTCTTCCGATCCGACATACACCAGCTCTCTG GGAGGGAAGATTCCTATTCGCTGGACGGCCCCTGAAGCCATCGCCTACAG GAAGTTCACCTCAGCCAGCGATGGGTGGAGCTACGGCATCGTCATGTGGGAGGTGATGTCATACGGGGAGCGGCCATATTGGGACATGAGCAACCAAGAC GTGATCAACGCCATAGAGCAGGACTAccgtctgcccccccccccagagtgtCCCGCCTCCCTTCATGCTCTCATGCTGGATTGCTGGCAGAAGGAACGAGCCAATCGGCCGAGGTTCTGCGACGTAGTGTCTGCTCTCGATAGGCTGATCCGAAACCCCGCCTCCCTGAAGGTGACGCTCCCGGAGGGCCGCAG TGGGTCCCAGCCCCTGCTGGACCAGCGCGTCCCCCCGTCCCTCTCGTCCTGTGGGTCCGTCTCCGAGTGGCTTCGAGCCTTAAAGATGGAGCGATACGAGCAAAGCTTCCTGCAGTCTGGATTCACCAGTCTGGAGGTCGTCTCTCAGCTCAACAccga CGACCTGCTCAGAGTGGGCGTGACCCTCGCCGGACACCAAAAGAAAATCCTGTCCTCCGTCCAGACGCTCAGGGTCCACGAAGCTCCGCCCACACTGCTCTACTGA
- the ephb4b gene encoding ephrin type-B receptor 4b isoform X3: MEAQRGPGGASSLCGLLLLLLPLLSCCGAEEEVLLNTKLETSDLGWTNYPAEDPQWEELSGLDEEATSVRTYEICTPDSPTSYWLRTRWIPRRAASIIYVEIRFTMMECVSLNWRHCKETFDLYSYQSDSDEATPSHPAWMENPYAKVSTLAADQLMSRSERRSNLRLLRVQRLQGAGLYLAFRSQGTCMALLAVRVFYRKCPPLRRAFAYFPETVPHSLVEQAQGVCVENAVTPPGEQSQPPSMLCGEDGQWVGQPTSSCSCRPGYEAGDTNVRCRACPSGQFKAGSGPGVCVPCPDRSNTLIPGSAYCLCHPGYRRADSDPPHAACTRPPSAPRSIVSQINDTSVTLEWSEPLDRGGRGDLVYRVFCSSCGTASKGLAGSCSPCGDSVLYRPAQRGLTQRRVSVWGLRPHTKYTFTVQSLNGVSALSQSEPASDRVNVTTSRDVPPPVSGLRRAAASESSLTLEWNVPLLQNQFQVLDYQLRYSPKDGGEAGQWQYVSSRSSSVVVTGLQRAGRYRVQVRARSQAGYGSFSSEASFNTLPDAVGSQLVVTAVLVSIGVLILIATAILALYCYRRRVKDSELSDKSGHYQMGQTMKVYIDPFTYEDPNEAVREFAKEIEASFVKIEEVIGAGEFGEVCRGRLRVPGRKENYVAIKTLKGGYTDKQRRDFLSEASIMGQFQHPNIIHLEGVITTSCPVMILTEFMENGALDSFLRVNDGQFTTIQLVGMLRGIAAGMKYLSDMSFVHRDLAARNILVNSNLVCKVSDFGLSRFLTENSSDPTYTSSLGGKIPIRWTAPEAIAYRKFTSASDGWSYGIVMWEVMSYGERPYWDMSNQDVINAIEQDYRLPPPPECPASLHALMLDCWQKERANRPRFCDVVSALDRLIRNPASLKVTLPEGRRCVKMCLDLFP, encoded by the exons CTCTgcgggctgctcctcctcctcctcccgctgcTGAGCTGCTGCGGAGCAGAAGAAG aggTCCTGCTGAACACCAAGCTGGAGACTTCAGATCTCGGGTGGACGAACTATCCAGCTGAAGATCCTCAG TGGGAAGAGCTAAGTGGCCTGGACGAGGAGGCGACCAGCGTGAGGACCTATGAGATCTGCACGCCGGACAGCCCGACCTCCTATTGGCTGAGGACCCGCTGGATCCCTCGCCGTGCGGCGAGCATCATCTACGTGGAGATCCGGTTTACCATGATGGAGTGCGTCAGTCTGAACTGGCGGCATTGCAAGGAGACCTTTGACCTCTACAGCTACCAGAGCGACAGCGACGAGGCCACGCCCTCCCACCCGGCCTGGATGGAGAACCCGTACGCCAAGGTGTCCACGCTGGCGGCCGACCAGCTGATGTCGCGGAGCGAGCGGCGCTCCAACCTGCGTCTGCTGCGGGTGCAGCGGctgcagggggcggggctctaCCTGGCCTTCCGCAGCCAGGGCACCTGCATGGCGCTGCTCGCCGTGCGCGTCTTCTACAGGAAGTGCCCCCCCCTCCGCCGCGCCTTCGCCTACTTCCCCGAGACCGTCCCCCATTCTCTGGTGGAGCAG gctcaaggtgtgtgtgtggagaacgCTGTGACTCCGCCCGGCGAGCAGTCTCAacctcccagcatgctttgcgGTGAGGACGGGCAGTGGGTGGGGCAGCCGACGTCCAGCTGCTCCTGTCGCCCCGGATACGAGGCGGGAGACACCAACGTGCGCTGTCGAG CCTGTCCCTCGGGACAGTTTAAGGCGGGTTCAGGACCCGGGGTCTGCGTCCCGTGTCCAGACCGGAGCAACACTCTGATCCCAGGCTCCGCTTACTGCCTCTGCCACCCCGGTTACCGCCGAGCCGACTCCGACCCGCCGCACGCCGCATGCACAC gccccccctctgccccccgCTCCATTGTGAGTCAGATCAACGACACATCGGTCACTCTGGAGTGGAGTGAGCCGCTGGaccgaggaggacgaggagaccTGGTCTACAGAGTCTTCTGTTCCAGCTGTGGGACCGCATCCAAG GGATTGGCTGGTTCCTGTTCCCCGTGTGGTGACAGCGTTCTGTACCGTCCGGCGCAGCGAGGACTGACTCAGCGCCGCGTCTCTGTGTGGGGACTCCGCCCACACACCAAGTACACCTTCACCGTCCAATCACTGAACGGCGTCTCTGCTCTGAGCCAATCGGAGCCGGCCTCCGACAGAGTCAACGTCACCACCAGCAGAGACG ttcctCCTCCAGTGTCCGGCCTCAGGAGGGCTGCGGCCTCAGAATCCAGTCTGACTCTAGAGTGGAACGTTCCACTTCTGCAGAACCAGTTCCAGGTCCTGGACTACCAGCTCCGCTACAGCcccaag GACGGCGGGGAGGCGGGGCAGTGGCAGTACGTGTCCAGCAGGTCTTCTTCGGTGGTGGTGACGGGGCTCCAGCGGGCAGGAAGGTATCGGGTTCAGGTCCGAGCTCGTTCACAGGCCGGATACGGGTCCTTCAGCTCGGAGGCCAGCTTCAACACACTGCCTGATG CTGTTGGTTCTCAGCTGGTGGTGACAGCGGTTCTCGTCTCCATCGGGGTTCTGATTCTCATCGCAACGGCCATCCTGGCTCTGTACTGTTACCG cAGGAGGGTGAAGGACTCTGAACTAAGTGATAAAAGTGGACACTACCAGATGGGACAGA CGATGAAGGTGTACATCGACCCGTTTACGTATGAGGACCCCAACGAGGCGGTGAGGGAGTTCGCCAAAGAGATCGAGGCGTCTTTTGTGAAGATTGAGGAAGTGATCGGAGCAG gtgagtTTGGCGAGGTGTGTCGAGGTCGGCTGAGGGTCCCTGGCCGGAAAGAGAACTACGTGGCGATCAAGACGCTGAAGGGCGGGTACACAGACAAGCAGAGGCGGGACTTCCTGTCGGAGGCGTCCATCATGGGTCAGTTCCAGCACCCCAACATCATCCACCTGGAGGGCGtcatcaccacttcctgtcccgtcATGATCCTCACCGAGTTCATGGAGAACGGAGCGCTGGACAGTTTCCTGAGG GTGAATGACGGACAGTTCACCACCATACAGCTGGTGGGGATGCTGCGGGGCATCGCGGCGGGGATGAAGTACCTGTCCGACATGAGCTTCGTCCACAGAGACCTGGCAGCCCGCAACATTCTGGTCAACTCCAACCTGGTCTGTAAG GTGTCAGATTTTGGTCTCAGCAGGTTTCTGACTGAGAACTCTTCCGATCCGACATACACCAGCTCTCTG GGAGGGAAGATTCCTATTCGCTGGACGGCCCCTGAAGCCATCGCCTACAG GAAGTTCACCTCAGCCAGCGATGGGTGGAGCTACGGCATCGTCATGTGGGAGGTGATGTCATACGGGGAGCGGCCATATTGGGACATGAGCAACCAAGAC GTGATCAACGCCATAGAGCAGGACTAccgtctgcccccccccccagagtgtCCCGCCTCCCTTCATGCTCTCATGCTGGATTGCTGGCAGAAGGAACGAGCCAATCGGCCGAGGTTCTGCGACGTAGTGTCTGCTCTCGATAGGCTGATCCGAAACCCCGCCTCCCTGAAGGTGACGCTCCCGGAGGGCCGCAG atgtgTGAAGATGTGTCTCGATCTGTTTCCATAG